The DNA window TCGGTGCGGTGGTGGATGAGGGGCCGCGCCGCGGTCTCCAGAACTTCGGCTGGAATGGCCGTGGGACCGGGCGTAAACAACCGTGGGGTCTTCATGCGTCTGATCTCCTTGCGATGCTCCCGATTATACGCGGCCCGCGGACGCTGGCAAGGCGCCGGTCACAGCGCAAAGGAGGCCTCGATCCAGGCCCACAACTCCTTGCGCCCGTTACCGGTGACACTCGAGAACGCAACCACGCCCGTGTCCGGCCGCACGTCCAGTTCGCGGATGGCCGCCGAGATGCGCCCGCTCATGGACGACTTGCTCACCTTGTCCGCCTTGGTGAACACGAGGCACATGGGCCGCCCGGTCGCGTCCAGGCGCCGCACGGACTCGACATCGAGGTCGGTGGGCTCGTGGCGGGCATCGATCAGCTGCACCAGCGCGTTCTTGCGCGGCTCGGCGAGGTACAACTCGAACATCCGGGTGAAGCGGCGCGACTCGGACCTGGGGATCTTGGCGTAGCCATAGCCGGGCATGTCCACCAGGAAGAAGCGGTCGTTGATTCGGAAGAAGTTGGCCGCGCGCGTCTTGCCCGGGGTCTTGGAAATGCGCGCCACCCCCTCGCGCCCGAGCAGGGTGTTGATCAGCGACGACTTGCCCACGTTGGAGCGCCCGAACAGCGCCACTTCGGGCCGCGGGTCCGCGGGAAAGCCGCCGGGGAACCCGAAGGACCCCGTATACTCGACAGTCTTGATCTTCATATGAAAAAAACGCGGCCGCTTTGGCTTGGTCGCCGGGCCGCAGGGCGATTATAATGACCCGCGGCGTTTCCAGGCCACAGAAACGTCCTCTGAATGACGAATTCCTCCCCCATCCAGAGCCTGCGCGCGGCGGGACTCAGCGAGTCGGCCGCAGAGCGCCTGTCCGGATACCTTGCGCGCGCGGGCGCCATGGACCCGGCGGCCGGCTGGAGCCTGGTTTCCCGCGAGGCGCTCGATCCGTCGCTCCCCCACGCGGCCCATCGCTTTCTCTACGACACGATCTTCGCCGCCTGGGACGGCTCGCGCGGTCCCCGTCCCGCCTGGACCCCCACCTCGGACGAGGCCGCGGCCACCCACATCGCCGCCGCCTGCCGCCGCCTGGGGCTGGATGACTACGCCGGGCTGCACCGCTGGTCGGTTCGTCACCGCACCGAGTTCTGGCGCGACACGTTGAACACGCTCTCGATCCGCTTCCGGACGGAACCGGGCGGGATACTCGACGTCTCGCGCGGCGTGGCCAACGCGCGCTGGCTCACCGGGGCACACCTCAACATCGCCGACAGCTGTTTTCTCGCCTCCGGCGACACCACCGCCATCATCCACCAGCGTCCGGGTGAGCCGCCGGCGCGGATCAGCTATGCGGACCTGCAGGCACTCAGCAACCGCTTCGCCAATGGTCTGCGCGCGCTGGGCGCGAAGCCCGGCACGGCGGTCGCGGTCGCCATGCCCATGACCCTGGAGTCCGTGGTTGCCTACCTGGGGATCGTCAAGGCCGGATGCGTCGTTGTTTCGGTGGCGGACAGTTTTGCGGCGGATGAAATCCGCACGCGGCTGCGCATCGCGGGCGCGGAGATTGCGGTGACGCAGGACATCGTGGTGCGCGCGGGCAAGACGCTGCCGATGGCCCGGAAAGTCTTCGACGCGGGCGCGCGCATCTGCGTGGTGGTGCCGCACGCCGGCAAGCCCACCGTGGCGCTGCGGGAGGGGGACTGCGCGTGGGACGCGTTTCTCTCCGACGACGACCGCTTCGAGGCCCACGCCGGCGCCGCCGACGACCCCACCAACGTGCTCTTTTCCTCCGGCACCACCGGCGACCCCAAGGCGATCCCGTGGTCGCACGCGACACCCATCAAGTGCGCCATGGACGCCCACTACCACCACGACATCCACCCCGGTGACGTGGTGGCGTGGCCCACCAATCTGGGCTGGATGATGGGGCCGTGGCTGATCTACGCGAGCTTCGTCAACTGCGCCACCATGGCGCTGTGCGGCGACGCGCCCAACACCGCGGCGTTCTGCCGCTTCGTCCAGGATGCACGCGTAACCATGCTGGGGATCGTGCCCAGCATCGTGAAGGCGTGGCGCGCGGGCGATGCCACCGACGGCGTGGACTGGTCGTCGATTCGCGCCTTCAGCTCCACCGGCGAGGCCTCCAACGCGGACGATTACCTGTGGCTGATGGCGCGGGCCGGCTACCGTCCGGTGGTGGAGTACTGCGGTGGCACCGAGATCGGCGGCGGCTACCTCACGCAGGCGCTCACCCAGGCGGCGTCACCCGCCACCTTCTCCACACCCTCGCTGGGTCTCGACGTGCGCATCGTCGACGAGGACGGCAACCCCGCCCATAACGGCGAGCTGTTCATCGTGCCCCCTTCCATCGGCCTCTCGCACACGCTCCTCAACCGCGACCATGCGGAGGTCTACCATGCGGGCACGCCGCGCGGTCCGGTGGGCGAGACCCTGCGCCGCCATGGTGACCAGATGGAGATGCTGCCGGGCGGGTACTACCGGGCCCACGGGCGCGCGGACGACACCATGAACCTGGGCGGCATCAAGGTGAGTTCAGCGGAAATTGAACGGGCGGTACTGGGCGTCGAAGGGCTCAGCGACGTGGCCGCAATCGCGGTGGATCCTGCCGGCGGCGGCCCCAGCCGGCTGGTGCTGTACGTGGTGGGCGAGAAACTGGATGCGGCCGCAGTCAAGTCTTCGGCCCAGAAGGCCATCGCCGCGAGACTCAATCCCCTCTTCCGGGTCCACGACGTGTGCGTTGTGGACACCCTCCCCCGCACCGCATCCAACAAGGTCATGCGGCGGGTTCTGCGCGATCAGTACCGCGCGTAGCGGAGCGGGAT is part of the Candidatus Krumholzibacteriia bacterium genome and encodes:
- a CDS encoding AMP-binding protein, whose amino-acid sequence is MTNSSPIQSLRAAGLSESAAERLSGYLARAGAMDPAAGWSLVSREALDPSLPHAAHRFLYDTIFAAWDGSRGPRPAWTPTSDEAAATHIAAACRRLGLDDYAGLHRWSVRHRTEFWRDTLNTLSIRFRTEPGGILDVSRGVANARWLTGAHLNIADSCFLASGDTTAIIHQRPGEPPARISYADLQALSNRFANGLRALGAKPGTAVAVAMPMTLESVVAYLGIVKAGCVVVSVADSFAADEIRTRLRIAGAEIAVTQDIVVRAGKTLPMARKVFDAGARICVVVPHAGKPTVALREGDCAWDAFLSDDDRFEAHAGAADDPTNVLFSSGTTGDPKAIPWSHATPIKCAMDAHYHHDIHPGDVVAWPTNLGWMMGPWLIYASFVNCATMALCGDAPNTAAFCRFVQDARVTMLGIVPSIVKAWRAGDATDGVDWSSIRAFSSTGEASNADDYLWLMARAGYRPVVEYCGGTEIGGGYLTQALTQAASPATFSTPSLGLDVRIVDEDGNPAHNGELFIVPPSIGLSHTLLNRDHAEVYHAGTPRGPVGETLRRHGDQMEMLPGGYYRAHGRADDTMNLGGIKVSSAEIERAVLGVEGLSDVAAIAVDPAGGGPSRLVLYVVGEKLDAAAVKSSAQKAIAARLNPLFRVHDVCVVDTLPRTASNKVMRRVLRDQYRA
- the yihA gene encoding ribosome biogenesis GTP-binding protein YihA/YsxC, translated to MKIKTVEYTGSFGFPGGFPADPRPEVALFGRSNVGKSSLINTLLGREGVARISKTPGKTRAANFFRINDRFFLVDMPGYGYAKIPRSESRRFTRMFELYLAEPRKNALVQLIDARHEPTDLDVESVRRLDATGRPMCLVFTKADKVSKSSMSGRISAAIRELDVRPDTGVVAFSSVTGNGRKELWAWIEASFAL